In a single window of the Orcinus orca chromosome 9, mOrcOrc1.1, whole genome shotgun sequence genome:
- the LOC125965465 gene encoding LOW QUALITY PROTEIN: DBH-like monooxygenase protein 2 (The sequence of the model RefSeq protein was modified relative to this genomic sequence to represent the inferred CDS: inserted 1 base in 1 codon), with the protein MLQTPGAMACALLFRLLLLMALLTSSQGNHLGLTLCLHYSMFLDPSNVTFLHWDFDLEAEIVTFDLQVQTAGWVGLGITNRYTMVGSNLVVGGVSPDGNVYFSNQHLVDEDALEXGSQNAELQALTEDTIYTTMRFSRPFCSCDPQDQDITVKEGGERSICSQAAFLLGGEVTPNLEWPCLSGSQSWFQGPRLSQPSQARPQSCRL; encoded by the exons ATGCTTCAGACCCCAGGAGCCATGGCCTGTGCCCTTCTCTTTCGGCTTCTCCTACTTATGGCCCTGCTGACCTCCTCTCAAGGCAACCACCTGGGCCTCACATTATGTCTGCATTATTCCATGTTCCTAGATCCTTCTAATGTTACTTTCCTGCACTGGGACTTTGACCTTGAGGCTGAGATCGTCACTTTTGATCTCCAGGTCCAGACAGCTGGCTGGGTGGGCTTGGGTATCACAAATCGCTACACCATGGTGGGAAGCAATCTGGTTGTTGGAGGAGTCTCGCCGGATGGCAATGTCTATTTCTCG AATCAGCACCTGGTGGATGAAGACGCTCTGG GAGGGAGCCAGAACGCAGAGCTGCAGGCACTGACAGAAGACACCATCTATACCACCATGCGCTTCTCCAGGCCCTTCTGCTCCTGTGACCCTCAAGACCAAGACATCACGgtaaaagagggaggagagaggagcatTTGCTCACAAGCAGCCTTCCTTCTAGGAGGTGAAGTCACCCCCAACCTGGAATGGCCGTGCCTGTCAGGCAGCCAGTCTTGGTTCCAGGGCCCTCGTCTCTCTCAGCCTTCCCAGGCACGGCCCCAATCCTGCCGCCTCTGA